A part of Diceros bicornis minor isolate mBicDic1 chromosome 32, mDicBic1.mat.cur, whole genome shotgun sequence genomic DNA contains:
- the C32H16orf74 gene encoding uncharacterized protein C16orf74 homolog isoform X1 codes for MDAGWASEAGSARASSSTLCEFLLSLVRSLRACGGRGEDRRRECVSGARRRIWPAASDLERMQIRISQGRKCIGQSPGKFQTWSSHCPLHGVTGFKMCVSSSSSHDEAPVLSDKHLDLPNIIITPPTPTGMMLPRDSRQTVWLDETGSCPEDGEIDPEA; via the exons ATGGACGCAGGCTGGGCTTCAGAAGCCGGCTCCGCACGCGCTAGCTCTTCAACTCTGTGCGAGTTTCTGCTCTCTCTGGTGCGCAGTCTCCGCGCATGTGGGGGTCGCGGTGAAGACCGGAGGAGAGAGTGCGTATCGGGCGCCCGGCGCCGCATCTGGCCTGCAGCAAGTGATCT ggaaaggatGCAGATTCGGATCAGCCAGGGGAGGAAGTGCATAGGGCAGAGTCCAGGAAAGTTCCAGACATGGAGCTCCCATTGTCCTCTCCATGGAGTCACAG GCTTTAAAATGTgtgtcagcagcagcagcagccacgaCGAGGCCCCTGTCCTGAGCGACAAGCATCTGGACCTACCCAACATCATCATCACCCCTCCGACCCCCACGGGCATGATGCTGCCCAGGGACTCCAGGCAGACAG TCTGGCTGGATGAGACGGGGTCATGCCCAGAGGATGGAGAAATAGACCCTGAAGCCTGA